The genomic window ATCGCCATATGAATAACAAGGGGTATGCCATGTCTGAGTCGCAGCACGATAAAACCGCCGGCCTGAGTCCCGAGCAGCTGGATGCGTTCTGGATGCCGTACACCGCCAACCGCCAGTTCAAGGCTGACCCGCGCATTATCGTTGGCGCCGAGGGTGCCTACTACAAGACCGCCGATGGCCGTCGCATCTTCGATGGTCTGTCGGGTCTGTGGACCTGCGGTGCCGGCCACAACAGGCCCGAAATCGCCGAGGCGGTGTCTAAACAGCTGCGCGAGCTAGACTATGCACCGGCGTTTCAGTATGGCCACCCCAAGGCTTTCGAGCTGGCTCATCGTATTCGTGAACTGACGCCCAAAGGGCTGGATTACGTCTTCTTTACCGGCTCCGGCTCCGAAAGCGCCGATACCTCGCTGAAGATTGCCCGCGCTTACTGGCGCAAGAAAGGCAAGCCCTCCAAGATCAAGCTCATCGGTCGCGCCAAGGGCTATCACGGCGTCAACTTTGGTGGTTTCAGCGTTGGTGGCATAGGGGCCAACCGGGCGCTCTTCGGCCAGGGCGTGGATGCCGACCATCTGCCCCATACCCTGCTGAAAGAGAATCTGTTCAGCCGCGGCATGCCGGAAAAAGGTGCAGAACGTGCCGATGAGCTGCTGGAGCTGATCGCGCTGCACGATGCCTCCAATATAGCGGCGGTGATCGTCGAGCCAATGGCCGGGTCTGCCGGTGTGCTGCCGCCGCCAGTGGGCTACCTGAAACGCCTGCGGGAAATCTGCGATGCGCACGACATTCTGCTGATCTTTGATGAAGTCATCACCGGCTTTGGCCGCATGGGCTCCATGACCGGTGCCGAAGAATTCGGTGTGGTGCCGGACATGATGAACGTCGCCAAGCAGCTGACCAACGGCGCTGTCCCCATGGGGGCGGTGGTCGCCAAGACCGAGATTTACCAGACCTTCATGGAGCAGGGTGGGGCGGACTACATGATGGAGCTGCCCCACGGCTACACTTACTCCGGTCATCCGGTGGGCTGTGCCGCGGCCCTGGCATCGCTGGACGTGCTGCAGAATGACAACCTGATCGACCGGGTGAAGGAAATGAGCCCGATCTTTGAAAACGCGCTGCACAGCCTCAAAGGCACGCGCTATATCAGTGATATTCGCAACTACGGCCTGGCCGGTGCGTTGCAGATTGAATCCTACCCGGGCGAGCCTGCGCGGCGGCCTTATGAAATTGCCATGAAATGCTGGGAAAAAGGTTTTTACGTGCGCTACGGCGGCGACACCATCCAGCTGGGGATGCCCTTTATCGTCGAGCGCGAAGAGATTGACCGGGTGATCAATGCCCTGGGCGACGCCTTCGCCGAACTCGACTAAACGACTACCACACCTTTATAGAGGCAAGCGCATGAAAACCATCGGACATCTGATCAACGGTACTGCACACACAGGTTCCGGCCGCAGCCAGGACGTTTACAATCCCTCGACCGGCGCGGTCGACAAGCAGGTTCTGCTGGCCAGCAAGGCCACAGTGGAAGAAGCCATAGCCGCGGCTCAGGCGGCCTTCCCGGCCTGGCGCAACACGCCGGTGCAAAAGCGTGCCCGCATCATGTTCCGTTTCAAGGAACTGCTGGAACAGAATGCCGAAGAAATCTGCCGCCTGATTGGTGAAGAGCACGGCAAGATTTCCCACGATGCCATGGGCGAGCTGTCCCGCGGTATCGAGAACGTCGAGTACGCCTGTGGCGCGCCCGAGCTGCTCAAGGGTGAGCACAGCAAAAATGTGGGGCCTGCGATCGACTCCTGGAGCGAGTTCCAGCCGCTGGGCGTTGTCGCCGGTATCACGCCGTTCAACTTCCCGGCCATGGTGCCGCTGTGGATGTACCCCATGGCCATCGTCTGCGGTAACACCTTTGTGCTCAAGCCGTCCGAGCGTGACCCGTCCTCCACGCTGTTTATTGCCGAACTGCTGCTGGAAGCGGGCCTGCCCGCCGGTGTCATGAACGTGGTCAACGGTGACAAGGAAGCAGTGGACACCCTGTTGCAGGACAAGCGTGTGCAGGCGGTAAGCTTTGTCGGCTCCACGCCCATCGCCGAGTACATCTATTCCCAGGCCAGTGCCAACGGCAAGCGTTGCCAGGCCCTGGGCGGCGCCAAGAACCACGCCATCGTTATGCCCGATGCTGACATGGACAACGCCGTCAGTGCCCTGACGGGCGCGGCTTTCGGCTCCTCCGGCGAGCGCTGCATGGCGCTGTCGGTTGCCGTTGCCGTGGGTGACGCCGCCGCCGATGCGCTGGTCAGCAAGATGCAGGCGCAGATGCAGAGCCTCAAGGTCGGTGCCTTCAGCGACAGCAGCAATGACTTTGGTCCTGTGATCACCAAGGCGCACCAGGAAAAGGTGGTGGGCTTTATCAACAGTGCCCAGGAGCAGGGCGCCGAGATCGTCGTCGATGGCCGCAGGCCAACAGTGAGCGGCTATGAAAACGGCTTCTTCGTCGGTGG from Marinobacterium aestuarii includes these protein-coding regions:
- a CDS encoding aspartate aminotransferase family protein; translated protein: MSESQHDKTAGLSPEQLDAFWMPYTANRQFKADPRIIVGAEGAYYKTADGRRIFDGLSGLWTCGAGHNRPEIAEAVSKQLRELDYAPAFQYGHPKAFELAHRIRELTPKGLDYVFFTGSGSESADTSLKIARAYWRKKGKPSKIKLIGRAKGYHGVNFGGFSVGGIGANRALFGQGVDADHLPHTLLKENLFSRGMPEKGAERADELLELIALHDASNIAAVIVEPMAGSAGVLPPPVGYLKRLREICDAHDILLIFDEVITGFGRMGSMTGAEEFGVVPDMMNVAKQLTNGAVPMGAVVAKTEIYQTFMEQGGADYMMELPHGYTYSGHPVGCAAALASLDVLQNDNLIDRVKEMSPIFENALHSLKGTRYISDIRNYGLAGALQIESYPGEPARRPYEIAMKCWEKGFYVRYGGDTIQLGMPFIVEREEIDRVINALGDAFAELD
- a CDS encoding CoA-acylating methylmalonate-semialdehyde dehydrogenase; translation: MKTIGHLINGTAHTGSGRSQDVYNPSTGAVDKQVLLASKATVEEAIAAAQAAFPAWRNTPVQKRARIMFRFKELLEQNAEEICRLIGEEHGKISHDAMGELSRGIENVEYACGAPELLKGEHSKNVGPAIDSWSEFQPLGVVAGITPFNFPAMVPLWMYPMAIVCGNTFVLKPSERDPSSTLFIAELLLEAGLPAGVMNVVNGDKEAVDTLLQDKRVQAVSFVGSTPIAEYIYSQASANGKRCQALGGAKNHAIVMPDADMDNAVSALTGAAFGSSGERCMALSVAVAVGDAAADALVSKMQAQMQSLKVGAFSDSSNDFGPVITKAHQEKVVGFINSAQEQGAEIVVDGRRPTVSGYENGFFVGGTLIDRVTPEMTCYQQEIFGPVLLVVRVDSMQQAMDLIDDHEYGNGTCIFTRDGEAARYFSDNILVGMVGINVPLPVPVAYHSFGGWKRSLFGDLHAYGPDAVRFYTKRKTITQRWPSAGVREGAQFAFPS